One genomic window of Camelina sativa cultivar DH55 chromosome 5, Cs, whole genome shotgun sequence includes the following:
- the LOC104785456 gene encoding probable methyltransferase PMT11, which translates to MKPLTNGDLFKSPTLVKISALVLVTVAFFYLGKHWSDDSYQQLIFFSSSTSSAGSSSIPEVSVSPNSNRLFNLSEIIPSNHTDNQSQPPPSAVVAETEKVTVEANPPPPPSPPPPSPSPPPPPGPVKSFGIVDANGVMSDDFEVGEVETDAAVEDWGNQTEIVETKRDGDSKDRVRVKKFGMCRESMREYIPCLDNTDAIKKLKSTERGERFERHCPAKGKGLNCLVPPPKGYRQPVPWPKSRDEVWFSNVPHTRLVEDKGGQNWISRDKNKFKFPGGGTQFIHGADQYLDQMSKMVSDITFGKHIRVAMDVGCGVASFGAYLLTRDVLTMSVAPKDVHENQIQFALERGVPAMAAAFATRRLLYPSQAFDLIHCSRCRINWTRDDGILLLEINRMLRAGGYFAWAAQPVYKHEPALEEQWTEMLNLTTSLCWKLVKKEGYVAIWQKPLNNNCYLSRESGTKPPLCDESDDPDDVWYTNLKPCISRIPENGYGGNVPLWPARLHTPPDRLQTIKFDSYIARKELFKAESKFWNEIVGGFIRALKWKKMKLRNVLDMRAGFGGFAAALNDHKLDCWVLSVVPVSGPNTLPVIYDRGLLGVMHDWCEPFDTYPRTYDFLHASGLFSIERKRCDMSTILLEMDRILRPGGRAYIRDSIDVMDEIQEITKAMGWHTSLRDTSEGPHASYRILTCEKRLLRA; encoded by the exons ATGAAACCACTCACCAATGGCGATCTCTTCAAATCCCCTACTCTCGTCAAGATCTCCGCCTTAGTTCTCGTCACCGTCGCTTTCTTCTACTTAGGCAAACACTGGTCCGACGATAGCTACCAacagctcatcttcttctcctcttccacCTCCTCCGCCGGCAGCAGCTCGATCCCTGAGGTCTCCGTCTCTCCCAACAGTAACAGACTCTTCAATTTATCAGAGATTATTCCTTCTAACCATACCGATAATCAATCACAACCGCCTCCGTCGGCGGTGGTGGCTGAGACGGAGAAGGTTACGGTTGAAGctaatcctcctcctccgccttctCCACCTccgccttctccttctcctcctcctccgcctggTCCGGTTAAGAGCTTTGGGATAGTAGATGCGAACGGGGTGATGTCTGATGATTTTGAAGTGGGAGAGGTTGAGACCGATGCTGCTGTGGAAGATTGGGGGAATCAGACTGAGATCGTTGAAACGAAAAGAGACGGCGATTCTAAGGATAGAGTTAGAGTTAAGAAATTTGGGATGTGTCGTGAGAGCATGAGAGAGTATATACCTTGTTTGGATAATACTGATGCGATCAAGAAGCTTAAATCGACTGAGCGTGGTGAGAGATTCGAGCGTCATTGTCCTGCCAAAGGTAAAGGCTTAAATTGCTTGGTTCCGCCTCCTAAAGGTTATCGTCAGCCTGTTCCATGGCCTAAAAGCCGTGACGAG GTGTGGTTTAGCAATGTTCCTCATACTCGGCTTGTTGAAGACAAAGGTGGTCAGAACTGGATTTCACGAGATAAGAACAAGTTCAAGTTTCCTGGAGGTGGTACACAGTTTATTCATGGGGCTGATCAGTACTTGGATCAGATGTCTAAG ATGGTTTCTGATATCACGTTTGGCAAGCATATTAGGGTTGCTATGGATGTTGGTTGTGGTGTGGCGAGTTTTGGCGCTTATCTATTGACACGTGATGTCTTGACAATGTCTGTTGCACCAAAAGATGTCCACGAGAACCAAATTCAATTTGCTCTTGAGCGTGGTGTGCCTGCTATGGCGGCAGCATTTGCTACAAGGCGTTTGTTATATCCAAGCCAAGCTTTTGATCTTATTCATTGTTCACGATGTAGAATAAACTGGACTCGTGATG ATGGAATTTTGCTCCTTGAGATCAATAGAATGCTGCGCGCTGGAGGATATTTTGCTTGGGCTGCACAGCCTGTTTATAAGCATGAACCCGCTCTGGAAGAACAATGGACAG AGATGTTAAATCTTACTACTAGCCTTTGCTGGAAACTGGTAAAGAAGGAAGGATACGTTGCAATCTGGCAGAAGCCTTTGAATAACAATTGTTATTTAAGTCGTGAATCTGGAACCAAACCTCCTCTTTGTGATGAATCTGATGACCCCGACGATGTTTG gtACACAAATCTGAAACCTTGTATCAGTCGCATACCTGAGAATGGATATGGAGGAAATGTCCCCTTATGGCCTGCCCGTCTACATACTCCACCTGATAGGCTGCAGACGATAAAATTTGATTCCTACATTGCTAGGAAAGAACTATTCAAAGCAGAGTCAAAGTTCTGGAATGAAATTGTTGGGGGATTTATCCGCGCCTTAAAATGGAAAAAGATGAAACTAAGAAACGTTTTGGACATGAGAGCAGGTTTTGGCGG ATTTGCAGCTGCACTAAATGATCATAAACTCGATTGCTGGGTTCTAAGTGTGGTTCCTGTCAGTGGGCCTAACACATTGCCTGTCATTTATGATCGTGGATTATTAGGAGTGATGCACGATTG GTGTGAACCATTTGATACATACCCAAGGACATATGACTTCTTACATGCTTCAGGACTCTTCTCAATCGAGAGAAAAAG ATGCGATATGTCAACCATATTATTAGAGATGGACCGGATACTAAGACCAGGTGGAAGAGCATACATTAGGGATTCAATTGATGTTATGGatgaaattcaagaaatcaCAAAGGCTATGGGTTGGCATACTTCTCTTCGTGACACATCTGAGGGTCCTCACGCAAGTTACAGGATTCTAACATGCGAGAAGCGTCTCCTACGAGCTTGA
- the LOC104785454 gene encoding BTB/POZ and MATH domain-containing protein 3-like — MLSFIYTDVLPDVHEITGSASASSFTNMIQHLLAAADLYDLARLKILCEVLLCEKLDVDNVATTLALAEQHQFFQLKTFCLKFVASPANLGAVMKSEGFKHLKQSCPTLLSELLNAVAAADKSSTSGQSNKKRSASSVLGCDTTNMRQVRRRT, encoded by the exons ATGCTTAGCTTCATCTACACTGATGTACTTCCTGATGTGCATGAAATTACTGGGTCAGCTTCTGCTAGTTCGTTCACAAACATGATACAACATCTCTTGGCAGCTGCTGATCTCTATGACCTTGCAAGGTTAAAGATATTATGTGAAGTTCTGCTTTGCGAAAAACTTGATGTTGATAATGTGGCAACAACACTTGCCCTTGCTGAACAGCACCAATTCTTCCAGCTCAAAACGTTCTGCTTAAAATTTGTTGCATCTCCAGCCAACTTGGGAG CTGTAATGAAGTCTGAAGGGTTCAAGCACTTGAAACAGAGCTGTCCCACTTTGTTATCTGAGTTGTTGAACGCTGTTGCAGCAGCAGATAAGAGCTCGACGAGTGGACAATCGAACAAGAAAAGAAGTGCGAGCAGTGTCTTAGGGTGTGACACTACAAATATGAGGCAAGTGAGAAGGAGGACATAG
- the LOC104785455 gene encoding protein HESO1, with the protein MSRNPFLDPTLQEILQVIKPTRADWDTRIGVIDQLRSVVQSVECLRGATVQPFGSFVSNLFTRWGDLDISVDLFSGSSILFTGKKQKQTLLGHLLRALRANGLWYKLQFVIHARVPILKIVSGHQRISCDISIDNLEGLLKSRFLFWISEIDGRFRDLVLLVKEWAKAHNINDSKSGTFNSYSLSLLVIFHLQTCVPAILPPLRDIYPKSAVDDLKGVRKTAEESIAQVTAANIARFKSGTAKSANRSSLSELLVSFFAKFSDINLKAQELGVCPFTGRWENISTNTTWLPKTYSLFVEDPFEQPQNAARSVSRRNLDRIAQVFQITSRRLASDCNRNSIIAVLTGQHIHQSLYRTISLHSQHHANGTHNVRNLQGQSRPWNQQMQQNWSQSYNTPNPPYWPPQQQSRPQQNWPQNNPRNLQRQPSVQGQTWPVITQSQTQQKSQNKNGNRPFKNTSAGSSQNQGHIGKPSGHMNGVNSARPATIIPSQRGQMWRPRSEH; encoded by the exons ATGAGTAGAAACCCTTTTCTTGATCCTACCCTTCAAGAAATTCTTCAAGTGATTAAACCTACACGAGCAGATTGGGATACAAGGATCGGAGTGATTGATCAGTTGCGTAGCGTTGTACAATCTGTAGAATGTTTAAGAG GTGCTACTGTTCAACCCTTTGGATCTTTTGTGTCAAATCTCTTCACACGATGGGGAGACTTGGACATCTCTGTTGACTTATTCAGCGGTTCTTCTATCTTGTTCACTGGAAAGAAGCAGAAACAAACTTTACTCGGACATTTGCTTCGAGCCCTAAGAGCGAATG GTCTATGGTACAAACTGCAATTTGTTATTCATGCGAGAGTACCCATTCTCAAAATCGTGAGCGGACACCAGAGAATTTCTTGTGACATATCTATTGATAATCTGGAAGGGCTTTTGAAGAGCAGGTTCTTGTTCTGGATCAGTGAAATAGATGGGAGATTCCGTGACCTGGTTTTGCTA GTGAAGGAATGGGCCAAAGCTCATAATATCAACGATTCGAAGAGCGGGACTTTCAACTCTTACTCTCTCAGTTTGTTAGTCATCTTCCATCTTCAG ACTTGTGTGCCTGCAATCTTGCCTCCTCTAAGAGATATATATCCAAAGAGTGCGGTTGATGATCTGAAAG GTGTACGTAAAACAGCAGAGGAAAGTATAGCGCAAGTTACTGCTGCTAATATAGCGAGATTTAAATCAGGCACAGCAAAATCAGCCAACCGAAGCTCACTCTCGGAGCTTTTGGTCTCGTTTTTTGCAAAG TTTTCAGACATAAACTTGAAGGCACAAGAGCTCGGTGTTTGCCCGTTTACTGGAAGATGGGAAAACATAAGCACCAACACTACATGGCTGCCAAAGACGTACTCACTCTTT GTTGAAGATCCTTTTGAGCAGCCGCAGAACGCAGCAAGGAGTGTGAGTCGTAGAAATTTGGACAGAATAGCTCAAGTATTTCAGATCACATCGCGCCGTCTTGCCTCAGATTGCAATAGAAATTCCATCATTGCGGTTCTGACAGGGCAACACATTCACCAGTCTTTGTACAGAACAATAAGCCTCCATAGTCAACATCATGCAAATGGTACGCACAATGTTCGTAATCTGCAAGGTCAGTCTAGGCCATGGAACCAGCAAATGCAGCAAAATTGGTCACAGAGCTACAATACCCCAAATCCACCATATTGGCCACCACAACAACAGTCCCGACCACAACAGAATTGGCCTCAGAACAACCCCAGGAATCTTCAGAGGCAACCATCTGTCCAGGGCCAAACTTGGCCTGTAATCACACAAAGTCAAACACAGCAGAAGAGTCAAAATAAGAATGGGAACCGACCGTTCAAAAATACATCTGCAGGTTCAAGTCAAAATCAGGGCCACATTGGTAAGCCATCAGGTCATATGAATGGTGTGAACTCTGCAAGACCTGCAACAATAATTCCAAGCCAACGCGGACAGATGTGGAGACCGAGATCTGAGCATTAG
- the LOC104785453 gene encoding BTB/POZ and MATH domain-containing protein 3 isoform X1, which translates to MTTVVSGGVEQQIIPDSVSTSFIETVNGSHQFTIKGYSLAKGMSPGKFIQSDVFSVGGYDWAIYFYPDGKNPEDQSLYISLFIALASDSNDIRALFELTLMDQSGKGKHKVHSHFDRALEGGPYTLKYKGSMWGYKRFFRRSALETSDYIKDDCLVVHCTVGVVRARLEGPKQYGIVLPLSNMGQGLKDLLDSEVGCDIAFQVGDETYKAHKLILAARSPVFRAQFFGPIGNNNVDRIVIDDIEPSIFKAMLSFIYTDVLPDVHEITGSASASSFTNMIQHLLAAADLYDLARLKILCEVLLCEKLDVDNVATTLALAEQHQFFQLKTFCLKFVASPANLGAVMKSEGFKHLKQSCPTLLSELLNAVAAADKSSTSGQSNKKRSASSVLGCDTTNMRQVRRRT; encoded by the exons ATGACCACCGTCGTTAGTGGTGGTGTAGAGCAGCAGATAATACCCGATTCAGTATCCACCTCGTTCATCGAGACGGTGAATGGTTCGCACCAGTTTACAATCAAAGGCTACTCTCTCGCCAAAGGCATGAGCCCCGGGAAATTTATTCAAAGCGATGTCTTCTCCGTCGGTGGTTACGATTGGGCGATTTACTTTTATCCCGACGGCAAGAACCCTGAGGATCAGTCCTTGTACATCTCTTTGTTCATCGCTTTAGCTAGTGATTCTAATGATATTAGGGCTTTGTTTGAGCTCACGCTAATGGATCAGAGTGGTAAAGGAAAACATAAAGTGCATAGTCACTTTGATCGTGCTCTTGAAGGTGGACCTTATACGCTCAAGTATAAAGGAAGCATGTg GGGTTACAAACGTTTTTTCAGAAGATCAGCTTTAGAAACTTCTGATTACATAAAGGATGATTGTCTTGTTGTTCATTGTACTGTTGGTGTTGTTAGAGCTCGGCTTGAAGGTCCAAAACAGTATGGCATTGTGTTACCTTTGTCTAATATGGGACAGGGATTGAAAGACTTGTTAGATTCTGAAGTTGGTTGTGATATAGCTTTTCAAGTTGGAGATGAAACTTACAAAGCTCACAAACTGATTCTTGCGGCACGCTCGCCTGTCTTTAGAGCTCAGTTTTTTGGACCAATTGGGAATAACAATGTGGATAGAATTGTGATTGACGATATTGAACCTTCTATCTTCaag GCTATGCTTAGCTTCATCTACACTGATGTACTTCCTGATGTGCATGAAATTACTGGGTCAGCTTCTGCTAGTTCGTTCACAAACATGATACAACATCTCTTGGCAGCTGCTGATCTCTATGACCTTGCAAGGTTAAAGATATTATGTGAAGTTCTGCTTTGCGAAAAACTTGATGTTGATAATGTGGCAACAACACTTGCCCTTGCTGAACAGCACCAATTCTTCCAGCTCAAAACGTTCTGCTTAAAATTTGTTGCATCTCCAGCCAACTTGGGAG CTGTAATGAAGTCTGAAGGGTTCAAGCACTTGAAACAGAGCTGTCCCACTTTGTTATCTGAGTTGTTGAACGCTGTTGCAGCAGCAGATAAGAGCTCGACGAGTGGACAATCGAACAAGAAAAGAAGTGCGAGCAGTGTCTTAGGGTGTGACACTACAAATATGAGGCAAGTGAGAAGGAGGACATAG
- the LOC104785453 gene encoding BTB/POZ and MATH domain-containing protein 3 isoform X2 gives MTTVVSGGVEQQIIPDSVSTSFIETVNGSHQFTIKGYSLAKGMSPGKFIQSDVFSVGGYDWAIYFYPDGKNPEDQSLYISLFIALASDSNDIRALFELTLMDQSGKGKHKVHSHFDRALEGGPYTLKYKGSMWGYKRFFRRSALETSDYIKDDCLVVHCTVGVVRARLEGPKQYGIVLPLSNMGQGLKDLLDSEVGCDIAFQVGDETYKAHKLILAARSPVFRAQFFGPIGNNNVDRIVIDDIEPSIFKAMLSFIYTDVLPDVHEITGSASASSFTNMIQHLLAAADLYDLARLKILCEVLLCEKLDVDNVATTLALAEQHQFFQLKTFCLKFVASPANLGGDSMHD, from the exons ATGACCACCGTCGTTAGTGGTGGTGTAGAGCAGCAGATAATACCCGATTCAGTATCCACCTCGTTCATCGAGACGGTGAATGGTTCGCACCAGTTTACAATCAAAGGCTACTCTCTCGCCAAAGGCATGAGCCCCGGGAAATTTATTCAAAGCGATGTCTTCTCCGTCGGTGGTTACGATTGGGCGATTTACTTTTATCCCGACGGCAAGAACCCTGAGGATCAGTCCTTGTACATCTCTTTGTTCATCGCTTTAGCTAGTGATTCTAATGATATTAGGGCTTTGTTTGAGCTCACGCTAATGGATCAGAGTGGTAAAGGAAAACATAAAGTGCATAGTCACTTTGATCGTGCTCTTGAAGGTGGACCTTATACGCTCAAGTATAAAGGAAGCATGTg GGGTTACAAACGTTTTTTCAGAAGATCAGCTTTAGAAACTTCTGATTACATAAAGGATGATTGTCTTGTTGTTCATTGTACTGTTGGTGTTGTTAGAGCTCGGCTTGAAGGTCCAAAACAGTATGGCATTGTGTTACCTTTGTCTAATATGGGACAGGGATTGAAAGACTTGTTAGATTCTGAAGTTGGTTGTGATATAGCTTTTCAAGTTGGAGATGAAACTTACAAAGCTCACAAACTGATTCTTGCGGCACGCTCGCCTGTCTTTAGAGCTCAGTTTTTTGGACCAATTGGGAATAACAATGTGGATAGAATTGTGATTGACGATATTGAACCTTCTATCTTCaag GCTATGCTTAGCTTCATCTACACTGATGTACTTCCTGATGTGCATGAAATTACTGGGTCAGCTTCTGCTAGTTCGTTCACAAACATGATACAACATCTCTTGGCAGCTGCTGATCTCTATGACCTTGCAAGGTTAAAGATATTATGTGAAGTTCTGCTTTGCGAAAAACTTGATGTTGATAATGTGGCAACAACACTTGCCCTTGCTGAACAGCACCAATTCTTCCAGCTCAAAACGTTCTGCTTAAAATTTGTTGCATCTCCAGCCAACTTGGGAG GAGACTCGATGCATGATTAG
- the LOC104785451 gene encoding mannose-1-phosphate guanylyltransferase 1: MKALILVGGFGTRLRPLTLSFPKPLVDFANKPMILHQIEALKAVGVDEVVLAINYQPEVMLNFLKDFETKLEIKITCSQETEPLGTAGPLALARDKLVDGSGEPFFVLNSDVISEYPLKEMLEFHKTHGGEASIMVTKVDEPSKYGVVVMEESTGKVEKFVEKPKLYVGNKINAGIYLLNPSVLDKIELRPTSIEKETFPKIAAAQGLYAMVLPGFWMDIGQPRDYITGLRLYLDSLRKKSPAKLTSGPHIVGNVLVDETAKIGEGCLIGPDVAIGPGCIVESGVRLSRCTVMRGVRIKKHACISSSIIGWHSTVGQWARIENMTILGEDVHVSDEIYSNGGVVLPHKEIKTNILKPEIVM; encoded by the exons ATGAAGGCACTCATTCTTGTTGGAGGTTTCGGAACTCGTTTGAGGCCATTGACTCTCAGTTTCCCTAAGCCCCTTGTTGATTTTGCTAATAAACCCATGATCCTTCATCAG ATAGAGGCTCTTAAGGCAGTTGGAGTTGATGAAGTTGTTTTAGCCATCAATTACCAGCCAGAG GTGATGCTGAACTTCTTGAAAGACTTTGAAACGAAGCTAGAAATCAAAATCACTTGCTCACAGGAGACTGAGCCACTAGGTACAGCTGGTCCTCTGGCTCTAGCGAGAGACAAATTGGTTGACGGTTCGGGAGAGCCTTTCTTTGTGCTTAACAGTGATGTGATTAGTGAGTACCCACTTAAAGAAATGCTTGAGTTTCACAAAACTCACGGTGGGGAAGCTTCCATAATGGTGACAAAG GTGGATGAACCGTCGAAATATGGAGTGGTTGTTATGGAAGAAAGTACAGGAAAAGTTGAGAAGTTTGTGGAAAAGCCAAAACTGTATGTAGGTAACAAGATCAACGCTGGGATTTATCTTCTAAACCCATCAGTTCTTGATAAGATTGAGCTAAGACCAACTTCGATCGAAAAAGAGACTTTCCCTAAGATTGCAGCAGCTCAAGGGCTCTATGCGATGGTGCTACCAGGGTTTTGGATGGACATTGGGCAACCCCGTGACTACATAACGGGTTTGAGACTCTACTTAGACTCTCTGAGAAAGAAGTCACCAGCCAAATTAACAAGTGGTCCACACATTGTTGGGAACGTTCTTGTTGATGAAACCGCCAAGATTGGGGAAGGATGTTTGATTGGACCAGACGTAGCCATTGGTCCAGGCTGCATTGTTGAGTCAGGAGTAAGACTCTCACGCTGCACTGTCATGCGTGGGGTGCGCATCAAGAAGCACGCGTGTATCTCAAGCAGTATCATCGGGTGGCACTCAACAGTTGGACAATGGGCAAGAATTGAGAACATGACCATCCTCGGGGAAGATGTTCACGTTAGCGACGAGATTTATAGCAACGGTGGAGTTGTGTTGCCACACAAGGAGATCAAAACAAACATCTTGAAGCCAGAGATAGTGATGTGA
- the LOC104785450 gene encoding ribonuclease 2: MASRTCLLFLLVAFLAGALAGDVIEVNRSQNQREFDYFALSLQWPGTYCRATRHCCSKNACCRGSDSPTQFTIHGLWPDYNDGSWPSCCYRSDFNEKEISTLKDGLDKYWPSLSCGSPSNCHGGKGSFWGHEWEKHGTCSSPVFRDEYNYFLATLNLYLKYNLTDVLYKAGYVASNSEKYPLGGIVTAIQNAFHINPEVQCKRDAIDEIRICFYKDFKPRDCVGSKDLTSRKSCPKYVSLPEYTPLDGEAMVLKMPTDREAL; this comes from the exons ATGGCGTCGCGTACatgtcttctcttccttctcgtTGCGTTTCTCGCCGGAGCACTTGCCGGAGACGTCATTGAAGTCAATAGATCTCAGAATCAGAGGGAGTTCGATTActtcgctctctctcttcagtGGCCTGGAACCTACTGCCGCGCTACTCGTCATTGCTGCTCCAAAAACGCTTGCTGCAGAGG ctctGATTCTCCAACTCAGTTCACCATCC aTGGGTTATGGCCTGACTATAACGATGGTTCATGGCCTTCTTGTTGTTATCGATCTGACTTTAATGAGAAGGAG ATCTCAACGTTGAAGGATGGTCTTGACAAGTACTGGCCTAGTCTTAGTTGTGGTTCTCCATCAAACTGTCATGGTGGAAAAGGGTCCTTTTGGGGCCATgag TGGG AGAAACATGGGACTTGTTCTTCTCCTGTTTTTCGTGATGAGTATAATTACTTTCTTGCCACGCTTAATCTCTACTTGAAGTATAATCTCACG GATGTCCTTTATAAAGCTGGCTATGTTGCTTCCAACAGCGAAAAGTATCCTCTAGGAGGTATCGTAACAGCCATTCAGAATGCATTTCATATCAACCCTGAAGTGCAATGCAAAAGAGATGCAATCGATGAAATACGTATATGCTTCTACAAGGATTTTAAG CCCAGGGACTGTGTTGGTTCAAAAGATTTGACATCGAGAAAATCATGTCCCAAGTACGTCAGTTTGCCGGAATACACGCCATTGG ATGGTGAGGCTATGGTTCTGAAGATGCCAACAGATAGAGAAGCTCTATGA